In Propionimicrobium sp. PCR01-08-3, one DNA window encodes the following:
- a CDS encoding ATP-dependent DNA ligase encodes MSLPLELPIDPMLASAVDQIPTDPRFVHEPKWDGFRCIVSRDGEVIALDGRGKKSLTRYFPEVVDALSDWLPDGAILDGELIVRAGEPGSQRLDWDALSARIHPAASRIALLSEQTPAELVFFDALALDGRNLTALVWEQRREQLESVFSTARGGGHGATGPADLASARAHPGAHLSAVLGDLDEAIRAFESFEGAGLDGIVSKPRDSVYQPGKRGWKKTKHSRTAEAVVIGYRVHKRGHGVGSLLLGMYDASGTLLPVGGIGAFSSAMRDQLVEELEPLVVRDASGEPVPVVRPRSRFSKPDPVASVTLRPELVAEVAFDQLQGVRFRHAVTLLRFRPDRDARSCLLDQVERAPSYDLARVLTD; translated from the coding sequence ATGAGTCTGCCACTCGAGCTGCCGATCGATCCGATGCTGGCCAGCGCTGTCGATCAGATACCGACCGATCCGAGATTCGTTCACGAGCCCAAGTGGGATGGTTTCCGGTGCATCGTGAGCCGCGACGGTGAAGTCATTGCCTTGGATGGCCGCGGCAAGAAATCCCTCACCAGATACTTTCCCGAAGTGGTGGACGCGTTGTCCGATTGGCTGCCGGACGGGGCGATCCTCGACGGTGAACTCATCGTGCGGGCGGGTGAGCCCGGGAGCCAGCGACTCGATTGGGACGCGTTGAGCGCCCGCATTCATCCGGCGGCCTCCAGGATCGCGTTGCTGAGCGAACAGACCCCTGCCGAATTGGTCTTCTTCGACGCCCTGGCTCTTGATGGGCGCAACCTCACCGCACTGGTCTGGGAGCAACGGCGCGAGCAATTGGAGTCGGTCTTCTCGACGGCCCGCGGCGGCGGCCATGGTGCCACCGGGCCTGCTGACCTTGCTTCGGCACGTGCACACCCGGGGGCACATCTCAGCGCCGTACTGGGCGACCTCGATGAGGCGATACGCGCCTTCGAGAGTTTCGAGGGCGCCGGATTGGACGGCATCGTCTCGAAGCCCCGGGATTCGGTTTATCAGCCGGGCAAGCGTGGATGGAAGAAGACCAAGCATTCGAGAACCGCCGAGGCCGTGGTGATCGGCTACCGCGTCCACAAACGCGGGCACGGGGTCGGATCGTTGTTGCTCGGCATGTACGACGCCTCGGGGACGCTGCTGCCGGTCGGCGGCATCGGTGCCTTCTCGAGTGCCATGCGTGACCAGCTCGTCGAAGAACTCGAGCCTCTGGTCGTCCGCGATGCATCGGGTGAGCCGGTGCCCGTGGTGCGTCCACGATCTCGTTTTTCGAAGCCCGATCCTGTTGCATCAGTGACGCTGCGGCCCGAGTTGGTGGCCGAGGTTGCGTTCGACCAGCTTCAGGGCGTGCGGTTCAGGCATGCCGTCACGCTGCTGCGTTTCCGTCCGGATCGCGATGCCCGAAGCTGTTTGCTCGATCAGGTGGAGCGAGCACCTTCCTACGATCTCGCCCGAGTACTGACCGATTAG
- a CDS encoding mismatch-specific DNA-glycosylase: MSEKHELAGRPRRPSPMGGRRPTREDLLRFAVDDPDAIDDILPRSDDQLHMLIVGINPGLWTAAVNAPFARPGNRFWPSLYRAGLTDHVVDAAAGLSSQDENQLLSRGIGLTNLVGRATVRADELTRAELRAGGSRLTQRVTSLRPHVVAIAGITAFRAAFAQPKARLGEQDTSVIPGWPANVRLWVVPQPSGLNAHETIDSLAERWKEVWNVVERLAG; this comes from the coding sequence ATGAGTGAGAAACACGAGCTGGCGGGCCGGCCGCGGCGGCCGTCCCCGATGGGTGGACGCCGGCCCACGCGCGAGGATCTGCTGCGTTTCGCTGTCGACGACCCAGACGCGATCGACGACATTCTGCCCCGATCGGACGATCAGCTGCACATGCTGATCGTGGGCATCAACCCAGGCCTGTGGACCGCTGCTGTCAACGCGCCCTTCGCGCGTCCGGGCAACAGATTCTGGCCTTCCCTGTACCGTGCGGGACTCACCGATCATGTGGTCGATGCGGCAGCGGGTTTGTCGTCGCAGGACGAGAATCAGCTACTCAGCAGGGGCATCGGCCTGACGAATCTCGTCGGCCGGGCAACCGTGCGGGCGGACGAGTTGACCCGTGCCGAGTTGCGTGCCGGCGGCAGCCGCCTGACCCAGCGCGTCACGAGCTTGCGTCCGCACGTGGTGGCGATAGCGGGAATCACCGCGTTTCGGGCGGCATTCGCGCAGCCGAAGGCGCGTCTGGGAGAGCAGGACACTTCGGTGATTCCCGGCTGGCCGGCGAACGTGCGATTGTGGGTGGTTCCGCAACCCAGCGGACTGAACGCCCACGAGACGATCGACAGCTTGGCCGAGCGCTGGAAAGAAGTGTGGAACGTCGTGGAGCGGCTTGCCGGCTAA